The following coding sequences lie in one Vitis vinifera cultivar Pinot Noir 40024 chromosome 19, ASM3070453v1 genomic window:
- the LOC104877645 gene encoding S-protein homolog 20-like: protein MFPFSRYLFSFVLLVLLVRLCDGGPWVIENKVDLRITNDLGTGADLNLHCQSKDDDLGTHVLAPNQFFEFRFRPNFWGTTLYFCKFWWGGESHWFNIYVEKRDTSRCDSKCWWMVGPVGPCLLDRRFGIYSLCENWNDPQFEGSSKKETGNDAARVYNDSKYLEGNEKRGN from the coding sequence ATGTTTCCATTCAGtagatatttgttttcatttgtgcTGCTTGTGCTTCTTGTTCGTTTGTGTGATGGAGGTCCTTGggttatagaaaataaagtggATCTAAGGATCACCAATGACTTAGGCACCGGCGCAGATCTTAACCTCCACTGTCAATCCAAAGATGATGACCTTGGCACTCATGTCCTGGCCCCTAATCAATTCTTTGAATTCCGTTTTCGACCAAACTTTTGGGGGACTACCTTATACTTCTGCAAGTTCTGGTGGGGAGGAGAATCCCATTGGTTTAATATATATGTTGAGAAGAGGGATACGAGCCGATGTGATAGCAAGTGCTGGTGGATGGTAGGACCAGTTGGTCCTTGTTTGCTGGATCGTAGATTTGGAATATACAGTCTTTGCGAAAACTGGAATGACCCACAGTTTGAGGGTTCAAGTAAAAAAGAGACAGGAAACGACGCAGCTAGAGTGTACAATGACTCCAAATATTTGGAGGGCAATGAGAAAAGAGGGAATTGA